A single window of Chloracidobacterium sp. DNA harbors:
- a CDS encoding VCBS repeat-containing protein, which yields MLKKYASSNFRRIVVIIIAAVAVSLYLINAAGSDAAAFSFVSDDGRKLSPAPEITCAPPPTGLVSWWPGDDDTNDQTGSNHGVIVNGATYVAGKVGRAFDFGGNTDYVQVAAPTGLPLSNAPRTMMMWFKTPTTWGDTHQVIMQYGGNAQGSKFGLFTPNYYNRALSFWGESADLAGATPLQNDTWYHGTVTYDGNVITLFLNGQLEASHSFGLNTQLNAGGFIIGRTGPDNITSEWNGSVDEAMMFDRVLTQTEIQAIYDAGSAGACRSCTPQAADIISRWGAENNSLDAIGLNNAVLNGNTNFVSGKVGNAFNLDGSGDFVQVAVPNGLPLGNDARTMELWFRTPIDLSVSTEAGIIQYGTASTGSMFGLITSGNAPGKLYFYGHSADLAGTTTILPNTWYHAAVTFDGTTLKLYLNGQLENQAAMTLNTVLESHGLSMGYRIGGAYWNGQIDEPAIYGRALTDTEIRSIYDSGNAGKCSACSPAPTGLVSWWRGSNNAIDIISGNNGTLLGGAGYADGKVGRAFSFNGTTATVDVPDNNSLDVTTEFSLASWVKPEVIPTYPNGALVMSKVGPISNLNGYQLTLTNIEGVNKIWCGFNTGGGWPQYTATGGSVPIGAWTHVACSYDHDTLRVLQDGQVVGSTPIGPVTVINTSSNLKLGSDDVGMQFYKGLIDEAMVFNRALTTPEIAEIFNTGSTGVCIPNLGRAYVPNSGDATTSVIDIATSSVVATLTNSAMPQQSFVTVSDDGSRLYIPQVSSGNISVFDTANDSLINTLTVPGTVHGVAVNPAGTRIYVTERDGSNVRVLDTTTGAILATIPVGSNPFAIAAAPDGRHVYVGNYGGTVSAIDTFDNSVFTIPVGGIAYGVAVSPDSSRVYVSVMSANNIAVIDAGSNAIIANISHPTPRVIAVNAAGTRAYVAGGSTDVLQIDTATNQGTLIPVGRSTEGISVSADSTRILAAAATSNTVVSINAVTHSVIDIPVGSSPYAMGTFIAQHIGAAAATPGCAARPTGMNAWWRAQSNALDRLKLDHGTLLNAGGYSVGKVGQSFNFQGVSNSGVTIPHSTQLGVNSTGFTSEFWMKSNGAQPESLSSIIDKSHGFADSTGWVFTAFSGEGGVVHFAIGRGGAGTSDFAEVVSIANALDGNYHHIAGVWDGASMALYVDGSFQGSTPMTTPANNTRPLNLGFAWGGGSPTRYFNGKIDDPAIYRRALAANEIKAIYQAGNLGKCVGTQTMADMDGDMWSDLAIFRPNGANGAEWWWLKSTGGNGAVQFGAAADTIVTADYTGDGKTDIAFWQPSTGFWYVLRSEDVTYYAFPFGASGDIPTPADFDGDGKADPTVFRASNTTWYISRSTGGTGITQFGAVGDKPVIEDYDGDGKADIAVFRPNGTGGAEWWIMQSSGGVFATQFGRPTDRAVPADYTGDGRADIAFWDPATGYWFILRSDDYSYYAFPFGAAGDLPIPADYDGDAKADAGVYRPATSNWFISRSRDGLLIQQFGSVGDVPVPNAFVR from the coding sequence ATGTTGAAAAAATATGCAAGTTCAAATTTCCGTCGGATCGTAGTCATTATCATCGCGGCAGTAGCCGTATCGCTCTACCTTATTAACGCCGCAGGCTCGGACGCTGCGGCTTTCTCATTTGTGAGTGACGACGGGCGAAAGCTTTCGCCCGCACCCGAAATAACGTGTGCTCCGCCGCCGACGGGCCTTGTCAGTTGGTGGCCCGGAGATGACGATACCAATGATCAGACGGGTTCAAATCACGGCGTTATTGTAAACGGCGCTACATACGTTGCGGGCAAGGTCGGACGAGCGTTTGATTTCGGCGGCAATACTGATTACGTGCAAGTCGCGGCACCGACCGGACTCCCGTTGAGCAATGCACCACGCACGATGATGATGTGGTTCAAAACGCCGACGACTTGGGGCGATACCCATCAAGTAATAATGCAGTACGGCGGCAATGCACAAGGTTCCAAGTTTGGCCTTTTCACTCCAAATTACTACAATCGTGCGCTCTCATTTTGGGGCGAAAGCGCGGATCTGGCCGGAGCCACACCATTGCAAAATGATACCTGGTATCACGGAACGGTCACATATGATGGAAACGTGATCACGCTTTTTCTGAACGGACAGCTCGAAGCGTCACACAGCTTTGGTCTTAATACCCAACTAAACGCGGGCGGCTTTATCATCGGCCGAACCGGGCCAGACAATATCACTTCTGAGTGGAACGGATCCGTTGACGAAGCGATGATGTTCGATCGTGTTCTTACTCAAACCGAGATCCAAGCCATATATGATGCGGGTTCGGCGGGCGCTTGCCGCTCGTGTACTCCGCAGGCTGCCGACATAATTTCGCGTTGGGGAGCGGAAAACAATTCATTAGACGCTATCGGTCTGAATAATGCGGTTCTTAACGGCAATACAAATTTTGTGTCCGGAAAGGTCGGGAACGCGTTCAACCTCGATGGCAGCGGCGACTTTGTACAGGTTGCCGTTCCAAACGGGTTACCGCTTGGCAACGATGCACGCACGATGGAACTTTGGTTTCGCACGCCGATCGATCTGTCGGTATCAACTGAGGCCGGAATAATTCAGTACGGAACTGCCTCTACCGGCAGTATGTTCGGACTGATCACCTCGGGAAACGCACCGGGCAAACTGTATTTTTATGGACACAGTGCTGATCTGGCCGGTACCACGACGATACTGCCGAATACCTGGTATCACGCGGCCGTAACTTTTGATGGGACAACTCTCAAGCTTTATCTGAACGGACAGTTGGAAAATCAGGCTGCAATGACGCTTAACACCGTACTTGAGAGTCACGGACTGTCGATGGGCTATCGGATCGGCGGGGCATATTGGAATGGACAGATCGACGAACCGGCGATCTACGGACGAGCACTTACGGATACCGAGATCCGATCTATTTATGACAGCGGTAACGCAGGTAAGTGCTCTGCCTGCTCGCCGGCACCAACCGGGCTCGTAAGCTGGTGGCGGGGATCAAACAATGCTATCGACATTATCTCGGGCAACAACGGCACGTTGCTCGGCGGTGCGGGCTATGCCGACGGCAAGGTCGGCAGGGCTTTTAGCTTTAACGGCACGACCGCAACGGTCGACGTGCCGGATAATAATTCTCTCGACGTCACCACAGAATTTTCGTTGGCCTCGTGGGTCAAGCCTGAGGTCATCCCGACATACCCGAACGGGGCACTGGTGATGTCAAAGGTGGGACCGATCTCAAATCTCAACGGGTATCAGTTAACGCTGACCAACATTGAAGGCGTCAATAAGATCTGGTGCGGCTTTAACACCGGCGGCGGTTGGCCGCAATATACGGCGACGGGCGGTTCGGTGCCGATCGGCGCTTGGACACACGTTGCCTGCAGTTACGATCACGATACGCTCAGAGTTCTGCAGGACGGACAGGTTGTCGGGTCAACACCCATCGGCCCGGTCACGGTCATTAATACATCGTCAAATCTCAAACTCGGCAGCGACGATGTCGGTATGCAGTTTTACAAGGGACTTATCGACGAGGCGATGGTGTTTAATCGTGCATTGACGACGCCTGAGATCGCCGAGATCTTTAACACGGGCTCGACCGGAGTATGTATCCCGAACCTGGGACGGGCATACGTGCCGAACTCAGGCGATGCAACCACATCGGTCATCGATATTGCGACCAGCAGCGTCGTCGCGACGCTCACAAATAGCGCAATGCCCCAGCAATCGTTTGTAACGGTAAGCGACGACGGTTCGCGGCTTTACATACCGCAGGTGTCGTCGGGTAATATTTCGGTTTTCGATACGGCGAACGATTCGTTGATAAATACGCTGACCGTTCCAGGCACAGTACACGGTGTGGCGGTCAATCCGGCCGGCACACGGATCTACGTGACGGAGCGCGATGGCAGTAATGTCCGTGTTCTCGACACAACGACGGGTGCGATACTTGCCACGATACCGGTCGGTTCTAATCCGTTTGCGATCGCGGCAGCTCCCGATGGTAGACACGTTTACGTAGGAAATTACGGCGGAACGGTCTCGGCCATTGACACTTTCGACAACAGTGTATTCACGATCCCGGTTGGCGGCATCGCCTACGGCGTCGCGGTCTCGCCGGACTCGTCAAGGGTTTATGTGTCGGTAATGAGTGCAAACAACATAGCCGTGATCGACGCCGGGTCAAATGCAATAATTGCCAACATTTCACATCCGACCCCGCGAGTCATCGCGGTAAACGCCGCCGGTACGCGGGCCTATGTCGCCGGTGGTTCGACCGACGTACTCCAGATCGATACCGCAACTAACCAAGGCACTCTCATTCCGGTCGGCCGCTCGACCGAGGGCATCTCGGTAAGTGCGGACAGCACCCGCATCCTGGCGGCCGCGGCGACATCAAACACGGTTGTAAGCATTAACGCGGTGACACATTCGGTCATCGATATTCCGGTCGGCAGTTCGCCGTATGCAATGGGAACGTTTATCGCTCAACATATCGGCGCGGCCGCCGCGACGCCGGGGTGTGCCGCCCGTCCGACAGGAATGAACGCGTGGTGGCGAGCACAATCAAACGCTCTCGACCGTCTAAAACTCGACCACGGCACGCTTCTCAACGCCGGCGGCTACTCGGTCGGAAAAGTCGGTCAATCGTTCAATTTTCAAGGCGTGTCAAATTCGGGAGTAACGATTCCCCACAGCACCCAGCTTGGTGTAAATTCGACCGGTTTTACGAGCGAGTTTTGGATGAAGAGCAACGGAGCTCAGCCCGAATCATTGTCGTCCATTATTGATAAATCGCACGGTTTTGCCGACTCTACCGGATGGGTATTCACCGCGTTTTCGGGCGAAGGTGGTGTTGTTCACTTCGCTATTGGACGAGGCGGTGCAGGAACGTCCGACTTTGCGGAGGTTGTATCGATCGCCAATGCTCTCGACGGAAATTACCATCACATTGCCGGGGTTTGGGACGGTGCCAGCATGGCGCTGTATGTTGACGGATCTTTTCAAGGTTCAACCCCAATGACTACGCCTGCAAATAACACGAGACCGCTGAATCTTGGCTTTGCCTGGGGCGGCGGGTCACCGACGAGATACTTTAACGGAAAGATCGATGACCCGGCAATATACCGCCGGGCATTGGCCGCAAACGAGATCAAGGCGATATACCAGGCCGGCAATCTCGGCAAATGCGTCGGTACACAGACGATGGCGGATATGGACGGTGATATGTGGTCTGATCTGGCGATCTTTCGCCCGAATGGCGCAAACGGTGCCGAGTGGTGGTGGCTCAAGTCGACCGGCGGCAACGGTGCCGTGCAGTTTGGTGCCGCGGCCGATACGATCGTCACCGCCGACTATACCGGCGATGGCAAGACGGACATTGCTTTCTGGCAGCCTTCAACCGGATTCTGGTATGTACTGCGAAGCGAGGATGTCACATATTACGCCTTTCCGTTCGGAGCTTCGGGCGATATTCCGACTCCGGCTGATTTTGACGGCGACGGAAAGGCCGACCCGACAGTTTTCAGAGCGTCGAACACGACCTGGTACATCAGCCGTTCGACCGGAGGAACGGGCATCACACAGTTTGGTGCTGTCGGCGACAAACCTGTTATCGAAGATTACGACGGCGACGGAAAGGCCGACATCGCGGTATTTAGGCCAAACGGGACGGGAGGTGCCGAATGGTGGATAATGCAGAGCTCGGGCGGCGTTTTTGCCACACAGTTCGGCCGACCGACCGACCGTGCCGTGCCGGCCGACTACACCGGCGACGGCAGGGCCGACATCGCCTTTTGGGATCCGGCGACCGGATATTGGTTCATCCTCCGAAGCGATGATTACTCATACTACGCTTTCCCGTTCGGTGCGGCGGGCGATCTACCCATTCCTGCTGACTATGACGGCGACGCCAAAGCGGACGCCGGAGTTTACCGACCGGCGACGTCCAACTGGTTCATAAGTCGTTCGCGGGACGGTCTGCTGATCCAACAATTCGGCTCGGTCGGTGACGTCCCGGTGCCGAACGCATTTGTCAGATAG
- a CDS encoding sigma-70 family RNA polymerase sigma factor, which produces MSDGQSPEITQILHEWSDGDDAAREVLLREVYGTLKRQARFLMSRERSNHTLQPTALVHEAFLKLGNAGGIQWQDRGHFFGFTSRLMRQILVDHARLHAAGKRGNNPIHFSTDDVDIPVEDRADSILVVDQLLDRLAAIDERQAKVVEMRFFGGMTNGEIAEAIGTTERTVLREWQSARLWLYREISQGS; this is translated from the coding sequence ATGAGTGACGGCCAATCCCCCGAGATCACACAGATATTGCACGAATGGAGCGACGGCGACGATGCGGCCCGCGAGGTTCTCTTGCGCGAGGTGTACGGTACGCTCAAGCGCCAGGCCCGCTTTTTAATGTCGCGTGAGAGGTCTAACCACACGCTCCAGCCGACCGCTCTGGTCCACGAGGCATTTCTCAAGCTCGGCAATGCCGGCGGCATCCAATGGCAGGATCGCGGACATTTTTTCGGATTTACGTCGCGGCTGATGCGCCAGATACTGGTCGATCACGCCCGCCTGCACGCGGCGGGCAAACGCGGTAATAATCCTATTCATTTCTCGACCGACGATGTCGATATACCGGTCGAGGACCGTGCCGATTCGATCCTAGTGGTTGACCAGTTGCTTGACCGCCTTGCGGCAATTGACGAGCGTCAGGCCAAGGTGGTCGAGATGCGTTTCTTTGGTGGAATGACCAATGGTGAGATAGCTGAAGCGATCGGGACCACCGAACGAACGGTTTTGCGCGAATGGCAATCAGCCCGGCTCTGGCTCTATCGCGAGATCTCGCAAGGCAGTTGA
- a CDS encoding protein kinase produces the protein MSAENWPLVKAILDEVLDLAPPERAIFLDAGGLKPEIRAEVDALLAFEDDAQGLMQLSAVEFAKNFIDDDESDMSGQTVGAYRIVRELGHGGMGAVYLAERTDGKFTQRVALKLLKREMNTSALRRHFEQEREILASLEHPNIARLLDAGTTEDRVPFIAMEYVDGLPIGEYCRVKNLDLNARLELFRTVCGAVDYAHQNLIVHRDLKPSNVMVTHDGVPKLLDFGISKILSKGIDDADSATITRMGLMTPSYASPEQLQKKSVTTLSDVYSLGVILFEMLSGHRPFESKENDLREIYSAVIEHEPMLPSSVIDRHTGEMTSEPYAKSVPGNVTEPVNVRHTGPTSWTLSAGSVRGDLDNIVLKAMRKEPERRYSSAGNLAEDIRRHLNGLTVTARPNTFSYRVTKFVGRNRLGVLAAAVILLAVVGGVGTTLWQARVASAERSRAEKRFNDVRKLANSYLFDVYPEIENLEGSLKAREAIVKNALEYLDSLSAEAGSDLELQAELATAYEKVGDVQGALNNSSLGNTHAGLISYEKARRLRESVLAASPADIEAKEQLANNYYVSARTLWNNSQTNEATEMFESGLKLRRQLAAAQPDLVEAKNRLAVLLIDYAAIPNFNNQAEKALALYNEAFTIISDLRSRDPENPDLKKSLTRLIRSQSQAKATLGDFDGAIADLNMAVGVSKELAVQFPKDFRVQRAAWLTESIICEVYVNNSKTEKSVDVCAKTIDFPAKALAHEPENGVVAYDLAVSHFNLARAYRLEGDLPRSIASGDRAVEVMAALSAKEPENNEYKRNIAAYETEIGRGEIGLARYDQAAERLARAIKTLIPIVANDPGTTTYLYDLGLAHRLLAQALNKKGDRPGALEHIDEAIAIVAELKAKNSLRDADGDLNTELENEKLTYTK, from the coding sequence ATGAGTGCGGAAAATTGGCCATTGGTAAAGGCGATTCTTGACGAGGTGCTTGATCTGGCTCCGCCGGAGCGGGCGATCTTTCTCGATGCTGGCGGGCTTAAGCCTGAGATACGTGCCGAGGTCGATGCTCTGTTGGCCTTTGAGGATGACGCCCAAGGGCTGATGCAGTTGTCGGCGGTCGAATTTGCCAAGAATTTCATTGATGATGACGAGAGCGATATGTCGGGGCAGACCGTCGGAGCGTACCGGATCGTCCGCGAACTCGGCCACGGCGGTATGGGTGCCGTCTATCTGGCCGAACGCACGGATGGCAAGTTTACGCAACGCGTCGCTCTTAAACTGCTCAAACGCGAGATGAATACGAGCGCACTCCGGCGTCATTTTGAGCAGGAGCGTGAGATCCTCGCCTCACTCGAACACCCGAATATTGCTCGTTTGCTCGACGCCGGCACGACCGAAGACCGCGTGCCGTTTATCGCGATGGAGTACGTCGATGGACTTCCGATCGGTGAATACTGTCGCGTCAAGAACCTCGATCTCAACGCTCGGCTCGAGCTATTTCGAACGGTCTGCGGGGCGGTCGACTATGCCCATCAAAATCTGATCGTCCACCGCGACCTCAAACCGTCCAATGTTATGGTCACGCACGACGGCGTGCCTAAATTACTCGATTTCGGCATCTCAAAGATTCTCTCCAAGGGTATTGATGACGCCGATTCGGCGACCATAACCCGAATGGGTCTGATGACGCCATCATACGCATCGCCCGAACAGTTACAGAAAAAGAGCGTGACCACTCTGTCCGACGTTTATAGCCTCGGCGTGATCCTCTTTGAGATGCTCAGCGGACATCGGCCATTTGAGAGCAAGGAAAATGACCTTCGCGAAATTTACAGTGCCGTCATCGAGCACGAACCGATGCTGCCGTCGAGCGTCATCGACCGCCATACCGGCGAAATGACGTCCGAACCGTACGCCAAGTCCGTTCCCGGCAACGTGACAGAGCCCGTAAATGTCCGCCACACCGGACCAACATCTTGGACACTGTCAGCCGGCAGCGTCCGCGGCGACCTGGACAATATCGTGCTCAAGGCGATGCGAAAGGAACCCGAACGACGATATTCGTCCGCCGGCAATCTCGCCGAAGACATTCGCCGCCATCTGAACGGCCTGACCGTTACGGCCCGGCCAAATACATTCTCGTACCGCGTCACTAAGTTTGTCGGACGCAATCGCCTCGGTGTGCTGGCCGCAGCGGTCATCTTGCTGGCAGTTGTCGGCGGCGTCGGCACCACGCTCTGGCAGGCTCGCGTCGCGAGTGCCGAACGCTCTCGTGCCGAAAAGCGGTTCAATGATGTCCGTAAGCTGGCAAACTCATATCTTTTCGACGTTTATCCCGAGATCGAGAATCTCGAAGGCTCGCTCAAGGCCCGCGAGGCGATCGTCAAAAACGCGCTCGAGTATCTCGACAGCCTGTCGGCCGAGGCCGGCAGCGACCTCGAACTGCAGGCCGAACTCGCCACTGCCTACGAAAAGGTTGGCGACGTTCAGGGAGCATTAAATAATTCGAGCCTCGGCAATACACACGCCGGGCTCATCAGCTACGAAAAGGCCCGCCGCCTGCGCGAGTCCGTGCTTGCCGCCTCGCCCGCCGACATCGAAGCGAAAGAACAACTTGCTAATAATTACTACGTCTCGGCCCGCACGCTGTGGAATAACAGCCAGACCAATGAGGCGACCGAGATGTTTGAAAGCGGCCTCAAACTCCGCCGCCAACTCGCCGCCGCCCAACCGGATCTCGTCGAGGCCAAAAATCGGCTCGCGGTCCTATTGATCGATTACGCAGCGATACCGAATTTTAACAATCAGGCGGAAAAGGCGCTTGCATTGTATAACGAGGCATTCACGATCATCAGCGATCTCCGTAGCCGCGACCCCGAGAATCCGGATCTCAAAAAGAGCCTGACACGGCTTATCCGCAGTCAGAGCCAGGCCAAGGCCACTCTCGGCGATTTTGACGGTGCCATTGCCGACCTGAATATGGCGGTCGGCGTCAGCAAAGAACTGGCAGTTCAGTTTCCTAAAGATTTCCGCGTGCAGCGGGCCGCTTGGCTGACCGAGAGCATCATTTGCGAAGTTTACGTCAACAACAGCAAGACCGAAAAGTCCGTCGACGTATGCGCAAAGACGATCGACTTTCCGGCTAAGGCTCTCGCCCACGAGCCCGAAAACGGTGTCGTCGCCTACGATCTCGCCGTGTCGCATTTCAATCTCGCGCGGGCCTACCGCCTCGAGGGCGATCTTCCGCGTTCGATCGCCTCCGGCGATCGTGCGGTCGAAGTTATGGCTGCGTTAAGCGCCAAAGAGCCCGAGAATAACGAATACAAGCGAAACATCGCTGCCTATGAGACCGAGATCGGCCGAGGCGAGATCGGGCTCGCACGATACGATCAAGCCGCGGAACGCTTGGCCCGGGCCATCAAGACACTGATCCCGATCGTCGCCAACGATCCCGGCACGACCACTTATCTCTACGATCTCGGGCTCGCTCACCGCCTACTCGCTCAGGCGCTCAACAAAAAGGGCGACCGCCCGGGTGCCCTTGAGCACATCGACGAAGCGATCGCCATCGTTGCGGAACTAAAAGCTAAAAACTCGCTTCGTGATGCCGACGGCGACCTCAACACCGAACTCGAAAACGAGAAGTTAACCTACACCAAGTAA